One stretch of Actinacidiphila sp. DG2A-62 DNA includes these proteins:
- a CDS encoding ammonium transporter: MLLLSAAPSTADAGDTAWLLAATALVLLMTPGLALFYGGMVRSKSVLNMFMMSFVSIALVTVVWLVAGYSLAFGPDADGLGLIGGLEHAGMHGIGPDAVTGRVPTLLFAAFQLTFAIITAALISGAVADRARFGAWTVFVPVWTLLVYAPVAHWVFGSGGWITGRLHALDFAGGTVVEVCSGASGLALAIVLGPRLGFGKEAMRPHNLPLVLLGAGLLWFGWFGFNAGSALGANGLAAAAFFNTQAAGCAGLLGWLAVEKRRDGHATTLGAASGSVAGLVAITPSCGSVDLLGAVVVGLAAGVLCSYAVSWKFRWGVDDSLDVVGVHLVGGVVGTLLIGLLASASMTHGPKGLFYGGGLGQLGRQSVAVAVVGAYAFAVTYGIGKAIDRLAGFRATADDERTGLDLTVHAETAYDHGVLTHGTSHGLSHGALLGGPAPRPAAPGAGPAQDRSPLG; the protein is encoded by the coding sequence GTGCTGCTGCTCTCCGCCGCACCGTCCACCGCCGACGCGGGCGACACCGCGTGGCTGCTGGCCGCCACCGCCCTGGTGCTGCTGATGACGCCGGGCCTGGCGCTCTTCTACGGCGGCATGGTCCGCAGCAAGAGCGTCCTCAACATGTTCATGATGAGCTTTGTGTCGATCGCCCTGGTCACCGTCGTGTGGCTGGTGGCCGGCTACAGCCTGGCGTTCGGCCCCGACGCCGACGGGCTCGGGCTGATCGGCGGCCTGGAGCACGCCGGGATGCACGGGATCGGCCCGGACGCGGTCACCGGCCGTGTGCCCACGCTCCTCTTCGCCGCCTTCCAGCTGACCTTCGCGATCATCACCGCCGCCCTGATCAGCGGCGCGGTCGCGGACCGGGCCCGGTTCGGCGCGTGGACGGTCTTCGTGCCGGTGTGGACGCTGCTCGTATACGCGCCGGTCGCGCACTGGGTGTTCGGCTCCGGCGGCTGGATCACGGGCCGGCTGCACGCGCTGGACTTCGCCGGCGGCACGGTCGTCGAGGTGTGCTCGGGCGCCTCGGGGCTCGCGCTCGCGATCGTGCTGGGCCCGCGGCTGGGCTTCGGCAAGGAGGCGATGCGCCCGCACAACCTGCCGCTGGTGCTGCTTGGCGCCGGGCTGCTGTGGTTCGGCTGGTTCGGCTTCAACGCGGGGTCGGCGCTCGGCGCGAACGGCCTGGCCGCGGCCGCCTTCTTCAACACCCAGGCGGCCGGCTGCGCGGGCCTGCTGGGCTGGCTCGCGGTGGAGAAGCGCAGGGACGGCCACGCGACCACGCTCGGCGCCGCGTCCGGTTCGGTGGCCGGCCTGGTCGCGATCACCCCGTCCTGCGGCAGCGTCGACCTGCTCGGCGCGGTCGTCGTGGGCCTGGCCGCCGGCGTGCTCTGCTCGTACGCGGTGAGCTGGAAGTTCCGCTGGGGCGTGGACGACTCGCTGGACGTGGTGGGCGTGCACCTGGTCGGCGGCGTCGTCGGCACGCTCTTGATCGGACTGCTCGCCTCCGCGTCCATGACGCACGGCCCGAAGGGCCTGTTCTACGGCGGCGGGCTCGGCCAGCTCGGGCGGCAGTCCGTCGCGGTGGCGGTCGTCGGGGCGTACGCCTTCGCCGTCACGTACGGGATCGGCAAGGCGATCGACCGGCTGGCCGGCTTCCGCGCCACGGCGGACGACGAAAGGACCGGCCTGGACCTGACCGTGCACGCCGAGACCGCCTACGATCACGGCGTACTCACGCACGGCACCTCGCACGGCCTGTCGCACGGCGCCCTCCTCGGCGGGCCCGCCCCGCGTCCTGCCGCGCCCGGCGCCGGGCCCGCGCAGGACAGGAGCCCGCTGGGATGA
- a CDS encoding PhoH family protein, producing MTQTPTTHQPQQPQQARAHFVVPAKHPMVTVLGSGDALLRVIERAFPAVDIHVRGNEISAVGDAPEVALVQRLFDEMMLVLRTGQPMTEDAVERSIAMLRANADGAPDGEGAETPAQVLTQNILSSRGRTIRPKTLNQKRYVDAIDKHTIVFGIGPAGTGKTYLAMAKAVQALQSKQVNRIILTRPAVEAGERLGFLPGTLYEKIDPYLRPLYDALHDMIDPDSIPRLMAAGTIEVAPLAYMRGRAQPVFTNVLTPDGWRPIGDLRVGDLVIGSGGEPTPVLGVYPQGEKDVYRVTAQDGASTLCCGEHLWTVRTRDDKRRDKPWRVLETQEMIGKLRAAHYRRYELPMLTAPVSLPEQPVPMDPYALGLLLGDGCLTGRTTPSFSTEDTELAAALQAALPGVEVNRKRGVDYTLNRVRTPGDVVTLENPVTAAMRALDLLGNRSHAKFVPEVYLRNSADVRLAVLQGLLDADGGPVTQADRTCRVQYTTTSIVLRDDVVALVQSLGGVAYTRRRAAQGRKPGRAHGRDVHHRHDAHIVDIRLPEGIEPFRLARKAEKYRAAGGGGRPMRFVDSIEPAGREETVCIQVAAQDSLYVTEDHLLTHNTLNDAFIILDEAQNTSAEQMKMFLTRLGFDSKIVVTGDITQVDLPGGTKSGLREVQAILADVDDVHFSRLTSTDVVRHKLVGRIVDAYERYDNETAGDGDRGGERRGGDRSARPKRK from the coding sequence ATGACTCAGACACCGACCACGCACCAGCCGCAGCAGCCCCAGCAGGCGCGCGCCCACTTCGTCGTACCGGCCAAGCACCCCATGGTCACCGTGCTGGGCTCGGGAGACGCCCTCCTCCGCGTGATCGAGCGCGCGTTCCCCGCCGTCGACATCCACGTGCGGGGCAACGAGATCAGCGCCGTCGGGGACGCCCCCGAGGTGGCCCTGGTCCAGCGGCTCTTCGACGAGATGATGCTCGTGCTGCGCACCGGCCAGCCGATGACCGAGGACGCCGTCGAGCGCTCCATCGCCATGCTGCGGGCCAACGCCGACGGCGCACCCGACGGCGAGGGCGCGGAGACCCCGGCCCAGGTGCTCACCCAGAACATCCTGTCCAGCCGCGGCCGCACCATCCGCCCCAAGACGCTCAACCAGAAGCGGTACGTCGACGCGATCGACAAGCACACGATCGTCTTCGGCATCGGCCCGGCCGGCACCGGCAAGACCTACCTGGCGATGGCCAAGGCGGTCCAGGCCCTGCAGTCCAAGCAGGTCAACCGCATCATCCTGACCCGCCCCGCGGTCGAGGCCGGCGAACGCCTCGGCTTCCTCCCCGGCACCCTCTACGAGAAGATCGACCCCTACCTGCGCCCCCTGTACGACGCCCTGCACGACATGATCGACCCCGACTCGATCCCCCGCCTGATGGCCGCGGGCACGATCGAGGTCGCCCCGCTGGCGTACATGCGGGGACGGGCGCAGCCGGTCTTCACCAACGTGCTGACGCCGGACGGCTGGCGCCCCATCGGCGACCTCCGGGTCGGCGACCTGGTCATCGGCTCAGGCGGCGAACCGACCCCGGTGCTCGGCGTCTACCCGCAGGGCGAGAAGGACGTCTACCGGGTCACGGCGCAGGACGGCGCCTCGACCCTGTGCTGCGGCGAGCACCTGTGGACGGTGCGGACGCGCGACGACAAGCGGCGCGACAAGCCGTGGCGGGTCCTGGAGACCCAGGAGATGATCGGCAAGCTCCGCGCGGCCCACTACCGCCGCTACGAACTGCCGATGCTCACCGCACCGGTCAGCCTCCCGGAGCAGCCCGTCCCGATGGACCCGTACGCCCTGGGTCTGCTCCTCGGCGACGGCTGTCTGACCGGACGGACCACGCCCTCCTTCTCCACCGAGGACACCGAACTGGCCGCCGCCCTCCAGGCGGCGCTGCCCGGCGTCGAGGTGAACCGCAAGAGGGGGGTCGACTACACCCTGAACCGGGTCCGCACGCCCGGTGACGTCGTCACGCTGGAGAACCCCGTCACGGCGGCCATGAGGGCTCTGGACCTGCTCGGCAACAGGTCGCACGCGAAGTTCGTGCCCGAGGTCTATCTGCGCAACTCGGCGGACGTCCGGCTGGCCGTGCTGCAGGGCCTGCTGGACGCCGACGGCGGCCCGGTCACCCAGGCCGACCGCACGTGCCGCGTCCAGTACACGACCACGTCCATCGTGCTGCGCGACGACGTGGTGGCCCTCGTGCAGTCCCTCGGCGGAGTCGCCTACACCCGCCGCCGGGCCGCGCAGGGACGTAAGCCGGGACGGGCGCACGGCCGGGACGTGCACCACCGCCACGACGCGCACATCGTCGACATCCGGCTCCCGGAGGGAATCGAGCCCTTTCGCCTGGCGCGCAAGGCGGAGAAGTACCGGGCGGCGGGCGGCGGCGGCCGTCCGATGCGCTTCGTCGACAGCATCGAGCCCGCCGGACGCGAGGAGACCGTGTGCATCCAGGTGGCCGCGCAGGACTCGCTCTACGTCACCGAGGATCACCTGCTGACGCACAACACGCTCAACGACGCGTTCATCATTCTCGACGAGGCGCAGAACACCAGCGCGGAGCAGATGAAGATGTTCCTCACCCGGCTCGGGTTCGACTCGAAGATCGTGGTGACCGGGGACATCACGCAGGTGGACCTGCCGGGGGGCACCAAGAGCGGGCTGCGGGAGGTGCAGGCGATCCTCGCGGACGTGGACGACGTGCACTTCTCCCGGCTCACCAGCACCGACGTGGTACGCCATAAGCTGGTGGGACGCATCGTGGACGCCTACGAGCGGTACGACAACGAGACCGCGGGCGACGGCGACCGCGGCGGGGAGCGCCGCGGCGGCGACCGCTCGGCCCGGCCCAAGAGAAAGTAG
- a CDS encoding carbohydrate kinase family protein, whose amino-acid sequence MDEQPVLDPLAGLRAAGDPDTDVYLTGTVFLDIIFTGLDRAPVRGTETWARGMGSSPGGIANMATALARLGLRTTLAAAFGDDVYGDYCWDSLRDGEGIDLTPSRRIPGWHSPVTVSMAYEGERTMVSHGHRAPPPEGAVPACPPPARAAVAALGHRSESQEGDWIADAAASGTRIFADVGWDDSGRWDPADLDALRHCAAFLPNAEEAMRYTRADSPREAARRLAELVPVAVVTLGAEGACAVDSSTGETAEVPALLVETLDPTGAGDVFVAGFLTGSLAGWRLADRLAFASLCAALSVQEFGGSLSAPGWTEIAGWWEQAKAYAGRSGGRPAEREALVRYGFLEDLLPTGTRPWPLRRAVPTVGFRPAPRPPDAPGE is encoded by the coding sequence ATGGACGAGCAGCCCGTTCTCGACCCGCTCGCCGGCCTGCGCGCGGCGGGCGACCCCGACACGGACGTGTACCTCACCGGGACCGTCTTCCTCGACATCATCTTCACCGGGCTCGACCGCGCCCCCGTCCGCGGCACCGAGACCTGGGCCCGCGGCATGGGCTCCAGCCCCGGCGGCATCGCCAACATGGCCACCGCCCTGGCCCGCCTCGGTCTGCGCACCACGCTCGCCGCGGCCTTCGGCGACGACGTCTACGGCGACTACTGCTGGGACAGCCTGCGCGACGGCGAGGGCATCGACCTCACCCCCTCGCGCCGCATCCCCGGCTGGCACTCCCCGGTCACCGTCTCGATGGCGTACGAGGGCGAGCGGACCATGGTCAGCCACGGCCACCGCGCCCCGCCGCCGGAAGGCGCCGTCCCCGCCTGCCCGCCGCCCGCCCGGGCCGCCGTCGCCGCGCTCGGCCACCGCTCGGAGTCGCAGGAGGGCGACTGGATCGCCGACGCGGCGGCCTCCGGCACCCGGATCTTCGCCGACGTCGGCTGGGACGACTCCGGCCGCTGGGACCCCGCGGACCTCGACGCGCTGCGGCACTGCGCCGCCTTCCTGCCCAACGCTGAGGAGGCGATGCGCTACACCCGGGCCGACAGCCCCCGCGAGGCCGCCCGCCGCCTCGCCGAGCTCGTGCCGGTCGCCGTCGTCACCCTCGGCGCGGAGGGCGCCTGCGCGGTGGACTCCTCCACCGGCGAGACCGCCGAGGTGCCGGCCCTGCTGGTCGAGACGCTGGACCCGACCGGCGCGGGCGACGTCTTCGTGGCCGGCTTCCTCACCGGCTCCCTGGCCGGCTGGCGGCTGGCCGACCGGCTGGCCTTCGCCTCGCTGTGCGCGGCGCTGTCGGTGCAGGAGTTCGGCGGCTCGCTGTCGGCGCCCGGCTGGACCGAGATCGCCGGCTGGTGGGAACAGGCCAAGGCGTACGCCGGCCGGTCCGGCGGCCGGCCCGCCGAGCGCGAGGCGCTGGTGCGCTACGGCTTCCTGGAGGACCTGCTGCCCACCGGCACCCGGCCCTGGCCGCTGCGCCGCGCGGTCCCCACGGTCGGCTTCCGCCCGGCCCCCCGCCCGCCGGACGCCCCGGGGGAGTGA
- the ybeY gene encoding rRNA maturation RNase YbeY — translation MAIDVNNESGWDIDEQAILDAARYALHRMRIHPLSELSVIAVDAPAMEQLHLQWMDLPGPTDVMSFPMDELRPGKDDEEPAQGLLGDIVLCPEVAKKQGEQAPTKHSMDEELQLLTVHGVLHLLGYDHGEPDERAEMFGLQKAILDDWRAGRGVDGPSPAPTTH, via the coding sequence ATGGCGATCGACGTCAACAACGAGTCCGGCTGGGACATCGACGAGCAGGCGATCCTGGACGCGGCCCGTTACGCGCTGCACCGGATGCGCATCCACCCCCTGTCCGAGCTGTCGGTGATCGCGGTGGACGCGCCCGCCATGGAGCAGCTGCACCTGCAGTGGATGGACCTGCCGGGGCCGACGGACGTGATGTCGTTCCCGATGGACGAGCTGCGTCCGGGCAAGGACGACGAGGAGCCGGCGCAGGGGCTGCTCGGCGACATCGTGCTGTGCCCGGAGGTGGCGAAGAAGCAGGGCGAGCAGGCGCCGACCAAGCACTCGATGGACGAGGAGCTGCAGCTGCTCACCGTCCACGGCGTCCTGCACCTGCTCGGCTACGACCACGGCGAGCCGGACGAGCGGGCCGAGATGTTCGGCCTGCAGAAGGCGATCCTGGACGACTGGCGGGCCGGGCGCGGCGTGGACGGGCCCTCGCCGGCCCCGACCACCCACTGA
- a CDS encoding cytidine deaminase — protein sequence MSDAEATAAPENPEDRKLITLARSARARNGVPEGAAVRDGTGRTYVAGTVALDSLRLSALQTAVAMAVASGATSLEAAAIVTDAEAAADQDRAAVRDLGGPDTPVLLAGPDGAVRATVTAG from the coding sequence ATGAGCGACGCCGAGGCCACCGCCGCCCCCGAGAACCCCGAGGACCGCAAGCTCATCACGCTCGCCCGGTCCGCCCGTGCGCGCAACGGCGTGCCCGAGGGCGCGGCCGTGCGCGACGGGACCGGCCGCACCTACGTGGCCGGCACGGTGGCCCTGGACTCGCTGCGGCTGAGCGCGCTGCAGACCGCCGTCGCGATGGCGGTCGCCAGCGGCGCCACCTCGCTGGAGGCCGCCGCCATCGTCACCGACGCGGAGGCCGCCGCGGACCAGGACCGCGCCGCCGTACGGGACTTGGGCGGCCCGGACACGCCGGTGCTGCTCGCCGGCCCGGACGGCGCCGTCCGGGCCACGGTCACCGCCGGCTGA
- a CDS encoding hemolysin family protein translates to MIVSAVLLVIVAWLAACAETAIARVSRFRAEDALRSGRRGAANLLAVASDPTRYLNVALLVRVGCETAAAVLITVVSDRTFDRTWQVLCVAIGVMVLVSYVAVGVSPRTIGRQHPMNTATAASYVLLPLARVMGPVPGLLILLGNALTPGKGFKRGPFASEAELRAMVDLAESESLIEDEERRMVHSVFELGDTIVREVMVPRTELVMIERFKTVRQAMTLALRSGFSRIPVTGESEDDVVGFVYLKDLARRVHINRDAESDPVSSLIRPAAFVPDTKNAGDLLREMQRERNHVAVVIDEYGGTAGIVTIEDILEEIVGEITDEYDRETPPVEELGEGRYRVTARLDIGDLGELYGVLLDDDDVETVGGLLAKSLGRVPIPGATAVVPLPEDASSARETVALRLTAETQAGRRNRIGTVLVEPLGSRGPLDAER, encoded by the coding sequence ATGATCGTCTCCGCCGTCCTGCTGGTCATCGTCGCCTGGCTCGCCGCCTGCGCCGAGACCGCCATCGCCCGCGTCTCGCGCTTCCGCGCCGAGGACGCGCTGCGCTCGGGCCGCCGGGGCGCCGCCAACCTGCTGGCGGTCGCCTCGGACCCGACGCGCTACCTCAACGTCGCCCTGCTGGTGCGGGTCGGCTGCGAGACCGCGGCCGCGGTGCTGATCACCGTGGTCAGCGACCGCACCTTCGACCGCACCTGGCAGGTGCTGTGCGTGGCGATCGGCGTGATGGTCCTGGTGTCGTACGTCGCGGTGGGCGTCTCGCCGCGCACCATCGGCCGCCAGCACCCGATGAACACCGCGACCGCCGCCTCGTACGTCCTGCTGCCGCTGGCCCGGGTGATGGGCCCGGTGCCGGGGCTGCTGATCCTGCTCGGCAACGCGCTGACGCCCGGCAAGGGCTTCAAGCGCGGGCCGTTCGCCTCCGAGGCGGAGCTGCGGGCGATGGTGGACCTCGCCGAGTCCGAGTCGCTGATCGAGGACGAGGAGCGCCGCATGGTGCACTCGGTCTTCGAACTCGGCGACACCATCGTGCGCGAGGTGATGGTGCCGCGCACCGAACTGGTCATGATCGAGCGGTTCAAGACGGTCCGCCAGGCCATGACGCTGGCGCTGCGCAGCGGCTTCTCCCGGATCCCGGTGACCGGGGAGAGCGAGGACGACGTGGTGGGCTTCGTCTACCTCAAGGACCTGGCGCGCCGCGTGCACATCAACCGCGACGCCGAGTCCGACCCGGTGTCCTCGCTGATCCGGCCGGCCGCGTTCGTCCCCGACACCAAGAACGCGGGCGACCTGCTGCGCGAGATGCAGCGCGAGCGCAACCACGTCGCGGTGGTGATCGACGAGTACGGCGGGACCGCGGGCATCGTGACGATCGAGGACATCCTGGAGGAGATCGTCGGCGAGATCACCGACGAGTACGACCGCGAGACGCCGCCGGTCGAGGAGTTGGGCGAGGGCCGCTACCGCGTCACCGCGCGCCTGGACATCGGCGACCTCGGGGAGCTGTACGGGGTGCTGCTCGACGACGACGACGTCGAGACGGTCGGCGGGCTGCTCGCGAAGTCCCTCGGCAGGGTGCCGATTCCGGGGGCGACGGCGGTGGTGCCGCTGCCCGAGGACGCGTCCTCCGCGCGCGAGACGGTGGCGCTGCGGCTCACCGCGGAGACCCAGGCGGGGCGGCGCAACCGCATCGGCACGGTCCTCGTCGAGCCCCTCGGCTCCCGGGGCCCGCTCGACGCCGAGCGCTGA
- a CDS encoding P-II family nitrogen regulator, translated as MKLVTAVIKPYKLDEVKTALQTFGVHGLTVTEASGYGRQRGHTEVYRGAEYRVDLVPKARIEVLVEDADADAVIDAVVAAARTGKIGDGKVWAVPVETAVRVRTGERGPDAL; from the coding sequence ATGAAACTGGTCACCGCCGTGATCAAGCCGTACAAGCTGGACGAGGTGAAGACGGCGCTGCAGACCTTCGGCGTGCACGGGCTGACCGTGACCGAGGCGAGCGGCTACGGCAGGCAGCGCGGCCACACCGAGGTCTACCGCGGCGCGGAGTACCGGGTCGACCTGGTGCCCAAGGCGCGGATCGAGGTCCTGGTCGAGGACGCCGACGCCGACGCCGTGATCGACGCGGTGGTGGCCGCGGCGAGGACCGGCAAGATCGGCGACGGCAAGGTGTGGGCGGTGCCGGTGGAGACGGCGGTACGGGTCCGCACCGGCGAACGCGGGCCGGACGCGCTGTAG